In Aquimarina spinulae, a single window of DNA contains:
- the rseP gene encoding RIP metalloprotease RseP yields MSPFFIKAIQLLLSLSILIVLHELGHFIPAKLFKTRVEKFYLFFDIKFSLFKKKIGETVYGIGWLPLGGYVKIAGMIDESMDKEQMAGPPQPWEFRSKPAWQRLIIMLGGVTVNIILGFLIYMAIIFTWGTNYVGFDDMPNGFAVEDSFKKLGFEDGDRILEINGKTLEDVTQINHYLFMRDVKNISVLHQSGNKETIQVPENIGTTMFESGVLRPFSPINKPIIDSTYLEIAEKAGLKKGDKITEVNGKPIRYWHEFRKTIQESKGTAIAINYVRNNETNSTSITPNEDGLIGVVVKNGYKVQEKKYSFGESITKGFDFGYWTLHDYIAQFKYVFTKKGASQVGGFGAIGNLFPDAWNWRAFWGTTAFISIILAFMNILPIPALDGGHVMFLLYEIIAGRKPNDKFMEYAQLAGFILLIALLLFANGNDIYRAIFDK; encoded by the coding sequence ATGAGTCCATTTTTTATAAAAGCAATACAGTTACTATTAAGTTTATCTATTCTGATCGTATTACACGAATTAGGACACTTTATTCCTGCCAAATTATTTAAAACAAGAGTAGAGAAATTCTATTTGTTTTTTGACATAAAATTCTCGCTATTTAAGAAAAAAATAGGTGAAACCGTTTATGGTATTGGTTGGCTACCTCTAGGAGGATATGTTAAAATCGCTGGTATGATAGATGAGAGTATGGATAAAGAGCAAATGGCTGGCCCGCCACAACCATGGGAGTTTCGATCTAAACCAGCCTGGCAAAGATTGATCATCATGCTAGGTGGTGTTACGGTAAACATTATCCTTGGATTCTTAATCTATATGGCAATTATATTTACCTGGGGAACCAATTATGTTGGTTTTGATGATATGCCAAACGGTTTTGCGGTAGAAGATTCTTTTAAAAAGTTAGGATTTGAAGACGGAGATCGAATTCTTGAAATAAATGGTAAGACGTTAGAAGATGTAACCCAAATCAATCACTATTTGTTTATGCGTGATGTTAAAAACATTAGCGTTTTACATCAAAGTGGAAATAAGGAAACAATCCAAGTTCCTGAAAACATAGGAACAACCATGTTTGAATCTGGGGTTTTACGACCTTTTTCTCCTATAAACAAACCAATTATAGATAGTACATATCTTGAAATAGCTGAGAAAGCCGGACTTAAAAAAGGAGATAAAATAACTGAAGTAAACGGAAAACCTATACGATATTGGCATGAGTTTAGAAAAACAATTCAAGAAAGTAAAGGCACTGCTATTGCTATAAATTATGTGAGAAACAATGAGACCAATTCTACTTCTATAACTCCAAACGAAGATGGGCTAATTGGTGTTGTAGTTAAAAATGGCTATAAGGTTCAAGAAAAAAAATATTCTTTTGGAGAAAGTATTACCAAAGGTTTTGATTTTGGATATTGGACTTTACATGATTATATAGCACAGTTTAAATATGTATTTACCAAAAAAGGAGCTAGTCAGGTAGGTGGATTTGGTGCGATCGGAAATCTTTTTCCCGATGCCTGGAACTGGAGAGCTTTTTGGGGAACCACAGCCTTTATTTCAATTATTTTGGCATTTATGAATATCCTTCCTATCCCGGCATTAGATGGTGGTCATGTAATGTTTTTATTATACGAAATTATTGCAGGTAGAAAACCCAACGATAAGTTTATGGAGTATGCACAACTTGCAGGCTTTATTCTTCTTATCGCTCTATTGTTATTTGCCAACGGTAATGATATTTACCGGGCAATTTTTGATAAATAG
- a CDS encoding SCO family protein translates to MLQFFSKYKFFAIVLFVLSAIIISIIYSILKPNRVLPVYEPDMVNTELVDSTVQYIRKYHKIPDFKLTNQNGEEVTQQNYKDKIYVADFFFTTCQTICPIMTGHMKEVQEQLIDDGDVLLLSHSVTPKIDSVARLKKYALEKGVDDTKWNLVTGDKKQIYDLARKSYLAAKSDGDGGAYDMVHTENFVLVDKKKRIRGFYDGTNPEEIDRLLDDIKILKKENKK, encoded by the coding sequence ATGCTTCAGTTTTTTTCTAAATACAAATTTTTCGCAATCGTACTTTTTGTATTATCTGCTATTATTATTTCTATAATATATTCAATTCTTAAACCCAATCGAGTTTTACCTGTGTATGAACCCGATATGGTGAATACAGAATTGGTAGATAGTACAGTGCAGTATATTCGCAAATATCATAAAATTCCAGATTTTAAATTAACCAATCAAAATGGAGAAGAAGTAACCCAGCAAAATTATAAGGATAAGATTTATGTCGCAGATTTTTTCTTTACTACTTGCCAAACAATTTGTCCTATCATGACAGGACATATGAAGGAGGTGCAGGAGCAGTTAATAGATGATGGTGATGTGCTTTTGCTATCACATTCTGTGACTCCAAAAATAGATAGTGTTGCCAGGTTAAAAAAATATGCGCTTGAAAAAGGGGTAGATGATACTAAATGGAATTTGGTTACGGGAGATAAAAAGCAGATCTACGACCTGGCTCGTAAATCATATTTGGCAGCAAAATCTGACGGAGATGGTGGAGCATATGATATGGTACATACAGAGAATTTTGTGTTAGTAGACAAAAAGAAACGAATAAGGGGCTTTTATGATGGAACCAATCCTGAAGAAATTGATCGCTTACTTGATGATATTAAAATCCTGAAAAAAGAAAATAAGAAGTAG
- a CDS encoding serine hydrolase, translating into MSSSKIIVIIVLSLCLYGLQAQQTKFSILSDADETWVDGRFTQLLHQNKIKTASVAIIKKGKIVYLKGYGHDLINGRSVLATACTNYRIGSISKFITATVAFKLVEEGKLNIEDKITKYVPEYPEKQIKIKHLLAHLSGIPDNSSTNSTYFNNNDFFNPIAAINLFKNQALIDPGSYPSDNEFDGFYSNYGYNLLGAVLERAGEAPFSQLVYEKISAPLHLPFLGPELKWDEPFYTHKYRSVNGFLQGLTTPNGQYLHHLPSGAFKASVIDLALLAQAIMKDHVFDQNGTFDLMSDFHSSLTNKGNRRYGYGVERLRVNFPNYDFSSVYGHRGSISGGGGTMYFVPKYTKGSNTFEHKDGIVILSNTTGTYESVALDILDQIDNMSITASVFDPGFVPEDPFVPASSSFFNGVANNFFGERFTKSSIIPVFVDEMNYVGKKVNLGIGFEVTENTEFEVRLTNQNKECPDHDGLTIGRLSSKNVVSRQTSKQNISILQNPVNDVLTITTLELPPTAIRVYNIYGQKVIDNNAEKTKHLIKVEHLPPGTYIIQLINGTSILEHKRFIKK; encoded by the coding sequence ATGAGTAGTTCAAAAATAATAGTTATTATTGTCCTGTCACTTTGTTTATATGGCTTACAGGCACAACAGACAAAATTCAGCATACTTTCTGATGCTGATGAAACATGGGTGGATGGACGTTTCACTCAGCTTTTGCATCAAAACAAGATCAAAACCGCATCCGTAGCCATTATAAAAAAGGGTAAAATTGTGTACCTCAAAGGATATGGTCATGACCTTATCAACGGGAGATCTGTACTAGCCACAGCCTGTACCAACTATAGGATTGGTTCCATTTCAAAGTTTATAACCGCTACCGTGGCTTTTAAGCTTGTTGAAGAAGGAAAACTAAATATCGAAGACAAAATCACCAAGTATGTTCCTGAATATCCCGAAAAACAGATAAAAATCAAACATTTATTGGCTCATCTAAGTGGTATTCCTGACAATTCTTCGACTAACAGCACTTACTTTAACAACAATGATTTTTTTAACCCCATAGCAGCCATAAATCTATTCAAAAACCAAGCCCTGATTGATCCCGGATCTTACCCGTCTGACAATGAGTTTGATGGTTTTTATAGCAATTACGGATATAATCTATTAGGTGCTGTATTGGAACGAGCGGGCGAAGCTCCTTTTTCTCAATTGGTATATGAAAAAATATCAGCTCCTTTACATTTACCATTTTTAGGCCCTGAACTTAAATGGGATGAGCCTTTTTACACACACAAATACCGTTCTGTGAATGGTTTTTTACAAGGATTAACAACACCCAATGGCCAATACCTACATCATTTGCCCAGTGGAGCATTTAAGGCATCTGTTATTGATCTTGCCTTACTAGCACAGGCCATAATGAAAGACCATGTATTTGATCAAAACGGAACTTTTGACCTTATGTCTGATTTTCACTCTAGTCTTACCAATAAAGGAAACAGAAGATATGGATATGGAGTGGAAAGATTAAGAGTTAATTTTCCGAATTATGATTTCAGCTCGGTATATGGTCATAGAGGTAGCATCTCAGGAGGGGGAGGTACCATGTATTTTGTTCCTAAATACACTAAAGGCAGTAATACCTTTGAGCACAAAGATGGTATTGTAATTTTAAGTAACACCACCGGAACATATGAATCAGTAGCATTAGATATTCTTGATCAAATAGATAATATGTCTATAACTGCCTCAGTTTTTGATCCCGGTTTTGTCCCTGAAGATCCTTTTGTTCCAGCTTCCAGCTCTTTCTTTAACGGAGTAGCTAATAATTTCTTTGGGGAGCGTTTTACCAAAAGCTCTATCATTCCTGTATTTGTGGATGAAATGAATTATGTAGGGAAGAAAGTTAATCTGGGTATCGGGTTTGAGGTAACCGAAAACACAGAGTTTGAAGTTCGATTAACAAACCAGAATAAAGAGTGTCCTGACCACGATGGGCTTACCATCGGTAGATTGTCCTCAAAAAACGTTGTATCTCGTCAAACTTCAAAACAAAACATATCCATACTCCAAAACCCGGTAAATGATGTACTTACTATCACTACTTTAGAATTACCCCCAACGGCCATAAGGGTGTATAACATTTACGGGCAAAAAGTGATCGATAACAACGCTGAAAAAACAAAACATCTGATTAAGGTAGAACATCTGCCACCAGGTACATATATTATACAGCTTATAAACGGTACATCTATCCTGGAACACAAACGATTTATCAAAAAATAG
- a CDS encoding FeoA family protein, which translates to MKTTIATLKRGQRALIKEITSDIIPLKLLEMGCLPGNEVELLQTAPFQCPMYLNINGSHLAIRKEIAAQIEVQII; encoded by the coding sequence TTGAAGACTACAATTGCTACACTTAAGAGAGGTCAGCGTGCTTTGATTAAGGAGATTACTTCAGATATTATTCCTCTAAAATTATTAGAAATGGGATGTTTACCAGGAAATGAGGTCGAATTACTTCAGACAGCTCCTTTTCAATGTCCAATGTATCTTAATATAAATGGTAGCCATCTTGCCATCCGTAAAGAAATTGCAGCCCAAATTGAAGTTCAAATTATTTAA
- the feoB gene encoding ferrous iron transport protein B: MAKQIKVSLIGNPNTGKTSVFNLLTGLNQQVGNYPGITVEKKEGVCKLSRGVKAHIMDLPGTYSLNASSLDENVVIELLLNKKGKDYPDVAVVVSDVENLKRNLLLFTQIKDLDIPTILVINMADRMRRKGISLDIPLLEKELNTKIALISARKGEGIDELKKIIESYTSLSKTPCFDALSFAPDYFGRLQKAFPDQSLYKLWLVITQDVNFRKFDKQDISISPDFKIKSESELKRLQQKETIKRYQFINNVLKKGLTVDEKAATGMRAKLDRVLTHKFWGYVIFLAILLLIFQAIYDWSSYPMDLIDEAFAWLSEVTKASLPSGPFVDLITEGIIPGLGGIVIFIPQIAFLFLFISILEESGYMSRVVFLMDRVMRRFGLSGKSVVPLVSGTACAIPAVMATRNIENWKERLITILVVPFTTCAARLPVYLIIISLVIPDKKIGWIFGYQSLTLMLLYFLGFGTAVGSAWLLNKILKIKSKSYFVIEMPGYKIPLFKNVAINVIEKTKAFVFGAGKIILAISIILWVLASFGPNENFSNAEEIITELHPNLLQEELDNKIASYKLEYSFIGYAGKAIEPVVAPLGYDWKIGIGIISSFAAREVFVGTLATIYSVGSDEEETIKNRMAAEVNQVTGGPLFNLASGISLLLFYAFAMQCMSTLAIVKRETNSWKWPMVQLVFMSIFAYSVALIVYQILK, encoded by the coding sequence ATGGCTAAGCAAATTAAAGTTTCACTTATAGGAAACCCAAATACCGGAAAAACATCAGTTTTTAATTTGCTTACTGGCCTTAATCAACAGGTTGGTAATTATCCAGGTATTACTGTCGAGAAAAAAGAAGGAGTATGTAAATTATCTCGTGGAGTTAAGGCTCACATTATGGATTTACCTGGCACTTATAGCCTTAATGCTTCTTCATTAGATGAAAATGTAGTGATCGAATTACTACTTAATAAAAAAGGGAAAGATTATCCCGATGTAGCAGTCGTAGTAAGCGATGTAGAAAACCTTAAACGGAACTTACTTCTTTTTACACAAATTAAAGATCTGGATATTCCTACTATTTTGGTCATTAACATGGCAGATCGTATGCGTAGAAAGGGGATTTCATTAGATATTCCTCTATTAGAAAAAGAGCTAAATACCAAGATAGCTTTGATTAGCGCTCGTAAAGGAGAAGGGATTGATGAACTTAAAAAAATAATAGAATCATATACGTCATTATCAAAAACACCCTGTTTTGATGCCTTGTCTTTTGCACCAGATTATTTTGGCAGATTACAAAAAGCATTTCCTGATCAATCTTTATATAAACTTTGGCTGGTAATAACCCAAGATGTTAATTTTAGGAAATTTGATAAGCAGGACATATCTATTTCCCCTGATTTTAAAATTAAATCGGAGAGTGAACTAAAAAGGTTACAACAAAAAGAGACTATTAAGCGATATCAATTTATTAATAATGTGCTTAAGAAAGGTCTTACTGTAGATGAAAAAGCAGCTACAGGAATGCGAGCAAAGCTGGATAGAGTACTTACTCATAAATTTTGGGGATATGTTATTTTTTTAGCAATACTCTTATTGATATTTCAGGCAATTTATGATTGGTCATCTTACCCAATGGATTTAATTGATGAAGCTTTTGCCTGGTTAAGTGAAGTAACAAAAGCATCACTACCATCCGGACCTTTTGTCGACTTGATTACAGAAGGTATTATTCCTGGGTTAGGAGGGATTGTTATTTTTATTCCTCAAATCGCATTTTTATTTCTCTTTATTTCCATATTAGAAGAAAGTGGCTATATGAGTCGCGTAGTTTTTCTTATGGATAGAGTGATGCGTAGGTTTGGATTAAGTGGTAAAAGTGTAGTTCCTTTAGTTTCTGGTACGGCCTGTGCTATTCCGGCAGTAATGGCTACAAGAAATATCGAAAACTGGAAAGAAAGATTAATCACGATTCTTGTTGTTCCTTTTACTACATGTGCAGCAAGACTACCAGTATATCTTATTATTATCTCATTGGTTATTCCAGATAAAAAAATAGGCTGGATATTTGGTTACCAGAGCCTTACCTTAATGTTGTTGTACTTTCTGGGCTTTGGCACTGCAGTAGGATCGGCATGGTTACTTAACAAGATATTAAAAATCAAAAGTAAATCTTATTTTGTAATCGAAATGCCGGGATATAAAATCCCGCTCTTTAAAAATGTAGCAATAAATGTAATCGAAAAAACAAAAGCCTTTGTTTTTGGAGCTGGAAAAATCATTTTAGCAATCTCTATTATCTTATGGGTTTTAGCAAGTTTTGGGCCTAATGAAAATTTTAGCAATGCCGAAGAAATTATAACAGAACTTCATCCTAATCTTTTGCAAGAAGAATTAGATAATAAAATAGCATCTTATAAACTAGAATATTCTTTTATCGGATATGCAGGTAAAGCAATAGAACCTGTAGTGGCTCCTTTGGGTTATGACTGGAAAATAGGAATAGGAATTATTAGTTCTTTTGCTGCCAGAGAAGTTTTTGTAGGAACGTTAGCAACGATATATAGTGTGGGGAGCGATGAAGAAGAAACGATAAAAAATAGAATGGCTGCAGAGGTTAACCAGGTAACAGGAGGCCCATTGTTTAATTTAGCTAGTGGTATCTCATTACTATTGTTTTATGCCTTTGCCATGCAATGTATGAGTACCTTGGCTATAGTAAAACGAGAAACTAATAGCTGGAAATGGCCGATGGTTCAGCTTGTTTTTATGAGTATCTTTGCTTACAGTGTAGCCTTAATTGTATATCAAATTTTAAAATAA
- a CDS encoding DMT family transporter yields MISNKVKAHLALLSVNIVYGANYLVAKGLMPDKIEASALVFLRISGAGLLFLILKLFIKEQVERKDIPRLALCGFLGVATNQFFSMNGLSLTSPVDAAIIITAMPIFTVIISYFLLKEPLTLQRILGISIGGAGAVLLIYLGNSGLGTGSLQGNIFVCINALAFAFYLVIVKPLMSKYKPVTVIVWTFLFGFIFMFPFCIEKLIHTDFSAFVASNWVSLFYVVVGPTFLAYLLNMFALQFVKPTVSSSYIYVQPAVAMILVGVISYFVINSQYKGDITTPKLLCCILIFCGVYLISSAPLKWFKKSNS; encoded by the coding sequence ATGATTTCTAACAAGGTAAAAGCTCATTTGGCTCTATTGAGCGTTAATATTGTATATGGAGCAAATTATCTTGTCGCAAAAGGGTTGATGCCTGATAAAATTGAAGCTTCTGCATTGGTATTTCTTCGAATCAGTGGTGCGGGTCTATTATTCTTAATTCTTAAACTCTTTATTAAAGAACAAGTAGAAAGAAAAGATATTCCTCGCTTAGCATTATGTGGTTTTTTGGGAGTCGCTACCAATCAGTTCTTCTCTATGAATGGATTAAGTCTTACTTCTCCAGTTGACGCTGCAATCATTATTACCGCAATGCCTATTTTTACAGTAATTATTAGTTATTTCTTACTTAAAGAGCCGCTAACATTACAGCGTATTCTTGGGATATCGATAGGAGGTGCTGGTGCCGTTTTATTAATTTATTTAGGAAATTCTGGGTTAGGAACTGGCTCCTTACAAGGAAATATTTTTGTGTGTATTAATGCTTTGGCATTTGCATTCTATTTGGTAATTGTAAAACCACTAATGTCTAAGTATAAACCTGTTACTGTAATTGTTTGGACATTTTTATTTGGTTTTATATTTATGTTTCCGTTTTGCATCGAAAAACTAATTCATACCGATTTTAGCGCGTTTGTTGCTTCAAATTGGGTTTCTTTATTTTATGTTGTGGTAGGTCCAACTTTTTTGGCTTACTTGCTTAATATGTTTGCTTTACAATTTGTAAAACCTACCGTTTCTAGTAGTTATATTTATGTACAACCTGCAGTTGCGATGATTCTTGTGGGTGTTATCTCATATTTTGTTATAAATAGTCAATACAAGGGCGATATCACTACACCAAAATTATTATGTTGTATTTTGATTTTTTGTGGAGTGTATCTTATTAGTAGTGCCCCACTAAAGTGGTTTAAAAAATCAAATTCCTAA
- a CDS encoding glycosyltransferase: MKTGIIIPCHNEEKRLDVTAFLNFIQKKNNIHLCFINDGSDDNTIDILKDIQSYNPLQTSVIDVKKNSGKAAAVRTGAKYLNSREDIKCIEILL; encoded by the coding sequence ATGAAAACCGGAATTATTATTCCTTGCCACAATGAAGAAAAGAGATTAGATGTAACTGCTTTTCTTAATTTTATACAGAAAAAGAACAATATCCATTTATGCTTTATAAATGATGGAAGTGATGACAATACTATAGATATATTAAAAGATATTCAATCCTATAATCCTCTTCAAACTAGTGTTATTGATGTTAAAAAGAATTCTGGTAAAGCTGCTGCAGTACGAACTGGTGCCAAATACTTAAATAGTAGAGAAGACATTAAATGTATAGAAATACTCCTTTGA